One Entomomonas asaccharolytica DNA segment encodes these proteins:
- a CDS encoding DUF4123 domain-containing protein: MISTQQWLATVPEELTIYVMLGSISDAKPVAAYFTKTKQINLTALWQETSYASWFEAMPYIAPIERNSPFLEWVDETKSQNWGWLAASPYDPETIRKHFKSLTKVLMPDSMDVFFRYWDGRYIYPILTHLKDQAGQVIPVFSHYLINQQTVDINIPNKLPEPKAYPWWKVDQQLLDKLVEEDNTALINNLLMVIKTNHPQLYFSYPENTIKSKARHFVDTENYNLEKLAQQFTEYLAQENV; the protein is encoded by the coding sequence ATGATCTCCACCCAACAATGGTTAGCTACTGTACCCGAAGAACTAACTATCTATGTGATGCTGGGAAGCATTAGCGATGCAAAACCAGTTGCCGCTTACTTTACAAAAACTAAACAAATCAACCTAACAGCGTTATGGCAAGAAACCTCCTACGCAAGTTGGTTTGAAGCTATGCCCTATATAGCCCCTATAGAAAGAAATAGTCCTTTTTTAGAATGGGTTGATGAAACCAAAAGTCAAAATTGGGGTTGGTTAGCTGCATCCCCTTATGATCCAGAGACCATCAGGAAACACTTTAAAAGCTTAACCAAAGTACTCATGCCAGATAGCATGGATGTATTTTTTAGATATTGGGATGGCAGATATATATATCCAATTTTAACCCACTTAAAAGACCAAGCAGGTCAGGTTATTCCTGTATTTAGTCACTACTTAATTAATCAACAAACAGTAGACATAAATATCCCTAATAAGCTTCCTGAGCCTAAGGCATATCCTTGGTGGAAAGTGGATCAACAACTATTGGATAAATTAGTTGAGGAAGATAATACGGCATTAATAAACAACTTATTAATGGTTATTAAAACTAATCATCCACAACTTTATTTTAGTTACCCAGAAAATACAATTAAATCAAAAGCTAGACACTTTGTAGATACCGAAAACTATAACCTAGAAAAACTAGCACAGCAATTTACAGAATATCTAGCGCAGGAGAATGTATAA